A single region of the Synechococcus sp. C9 genome encodes:
- a CDS encoding Uma2 family endonuclease, producing MQEVLTQHLSTAEYLAWEEQQEEKHEYEDGRIYAMAGASENHIIITDNCTAFLVPKLRSGPCRSFSSDMRVNITENIYYYPDLLITCDERDRLHRNHKSYPCLIMEVLSESTEARDRGVKFAHYQTIESLQEYVLISQSAQRIEVFRRYNSKLWLLQTYTTGETIQLQSINLEIPIAEIYAGIDFGD from the coding sequence ATGCAGGAAGTACTCACCCAACATCTTTCCACCGCCGAATACTTGGCATGGGAGGAGCAACAAGAAGAGAAACATGAATACGAAGACGGCAGAATTTATGCCATGGCGGGAGCCAGCGAAAATCACATCATTATCACCGATAACTGCACCGCCTTCCTTGTCCCGAAACTGCGAAGTGGTCCGTGTCGCTCCTTTTCCTCAGATATGCGGGTTAACATAACCGAAAACATCTATTACTATCCCGACCTGCTAATTACCTGTGACGAGCGGGACCGCCTGCATAGAAATCACAAAAGCTATCCTTGCCTGATTATGGAAGTACTATCGGAATCCACAGAAGCACGGGACCGGGGTGTGAAATTTGCCCACTATCAAACCATTGAATCTTTACAAGAATATGTTCTCATCAGTCAATCAGCACAACGAATAGAAGTCTTTCGCCGTTACAATAGCAAACTATGGCTTCTGCAAACCTACACTACAGGGGAAACCATTCAACTACAGAGCATCAATCTGGAGATTCCTATTGCTGAAATTTATGCAGGCATTGACTTTGGGGATTAA
- a CDS encoding DUF2887 domain-containing protein — MRTDTIFYQLSQTFPTLLMELLGEDPASIASYQFTSVEVKEKAFRFDGIFLPQSEDKTIWFVEVQFQKVNEFYSQLFSEIFLFLQQYRPVQDWGVLVLFPDRQAEPALSKQYRELQGRVRAIYLNELEPGTSVILGLVKLVVTPETEVIKAAQALVAMGQGVDGLLEFVETILIYKLKTLSREEIERMFTLGDLRQTRVYQEAKQEGHQEGWKEGWKEGWHAGEQRGRTIALRETLYRQIARKFGRVPDSISTKLEQLSLEQLGAFAEAIIDISSLEELENLKL; from the coding sequence TTGCGTACTGACACGATTTTCTATCAACTGTCTCAGACCTTTCCCACCCTATTGATGGAGCTATTGGGGGAAGACCCTGCCAGCATCGCCAGCTATCAGTTCACCTCGGTAGAAGTGAAGGAAAAAGCCTTTCGCTTCGATGGGATATTCCTGCCCCAAAGTGAGGATAAAACTATTTGGTTTGTAGAAGTGCAGTTCCAAAAGGTGAATGAATTTTACAGCCAGTTATTTAGCGAGATATTTCTATTTTTGCAACAGTACCGCCCGGTGCAGGATTGGGGGGTGTTGGTGTTGTTTCCAGACCGGCAGGCGGAACCAGCTCTAAGTAAGCAATATCGGGAATTGCAGGGGAGAGTGCGGGCTATTTATCTGAATGAATTAGAACCGGGGACATCGGTGATATTGGGGCTGGTGAAATTAGTCGTTACCCCAGAAACGGAAGTTATTAAAGCGGCACAGGCGTTGGTGGCAATGGGGCAGGGGGTGGATGGTTTGCTAGAATTTGTGGAGACGATATTGATTTACAAGTTAAAGACCTTGAGCCGAGAGGAGATAGAGCGGATGTTTACCCTAGGAGATTTACGGCAGACGCGGGTGTATCAAGAAGCCAAGCAAGAAGGACACCAAGAAGGCTGGAAAGAAGGGTGGAAGGAAGGGTGGCACGCAGGGGAGCAGAGGGGTAGAACCATAGCATTACGGGAAACCCTTTACCGCCAAATCGCCCGCAAGTTTGGCAGGGTGCCAGATAGCATCAGCACTAAACTAGAACAGTTATCCTTAGAGCAACTGGGGGCATTTGCGGAAGCCATCATTGACATCTCTTCCCTGGAGGAGTTGGAAAATCTCAAGTTGTAA
- the casB gene encoding type I-E CRISPR-associated protein Cse2/CasB — protein sequence MQPFIPQNLDPIALGILNVLTQHSESNYIILGEYFALKHYLDYRDTNYHDQKKEPAPRNFAQSCLDLHNSGDSKGPERRFRSLLDTDLVDIQSPITALVRQIKSKKDRKIEVYYPELIADLRNWDPPDQFIQDKWAKTFWGVASSPDIPVEETEEEV from the coding sequence ATGCAACCATTTATCCCCCAAAATCTTGACCCAATTGCTCTAGGTATTCTTAATGTACTTACGCAACATTCTGAGTCTAATTATATAATTCTTGGAGAATATTTTGCCTTGAAACATTACTTGGATTATCGTGATACTAATTACCATGACCAAAAAAAAGAGCCTGCTCCCCGTAACTTTGCCCAGAGTTGCTTAGATTTACACAACAGCGGTGACTCCAAGGGACCAGAACGACGGTTCCGCTCGCTACTCGATACTGACTTGGTGGATATTCAATCACCGATCACGGCTCTAGTACGACAAATCAAGAGCAAAAAGGATAGAAAAATAGAGGTTTATTATCCCGAACTCATCGCCGATTTGAGAAATTGGGATCCTCCTGATCAATTTATCCAAGACAAGTGGGCTAAAACTTTCTGGGGAGTGGCATCATCTCCAGACATACCGGTTGAAGAAACAGAGGAAGAAGTATGA
- a CDS encoding DUF4258 domain-containing protein, producing MNQIRFTTHALEEMRRRGITQEQVKAVLASPGQILPGRNQRMIYQSKMEWGSGKPYLLRVFVDERESPSLVITVYRTSKIQKYWRMP from the coding sequence ATGAATCAAATCCGATTTACAACTCATGCCTTGGAAGAAATGCGCCGTCGGGGTATCACTCAAGAACAGGTAAAAGCGGTTCTTGCCAGTCCGGGACAAATCTTACCAGGACGAAATCAACGCATGATCTATCAGTCAAAGATGGAATGGGGCAGTGGCAAACCCTATTTACTGCGAGTATTCGTAGATGAAAGGGAGTCCCCAAGTCTGGTAATTACCGTTTACCGCACCAGCAAAATTCAAAAGTATTGGAGGATGCCATGA
- a CDS encoding DUF2283 domain-containing protein has protein sequence MKIIYDPEVDVLRILFQDIPISDSDEDETGIIFDFDDQGNVIGLEVLDASKRIDDPQTVSYMIARPTTH, from the coding sequence ATGAAAATCATTTACGACCCAGAAGTGGATGTGTTGAGAATTTTATTTCAAGACATACCCATTAGTGACAGTGACGAAGATGAAACTGGTATCATTTTTGACTTTGATGACCAGGGTAATGTAATTGGATTGGAAGTGTTAGATGCTTCTAAACGTATTGATGACCCCCAAACTGTCAGCTACATGATTGCAAGACCCACAACTCATTGA
- a CDS encoding transposase: MGQPVALISKTDMGIKTFAVASNGVKYHSPNYEPLYQRIARLQKQLARRVKGSKRWERTRFRIAKLHARIADMRLDFLHKVSTKLAVENQVVCLEDLNVRRMLKNRKLSKAISRQGWAAFRALCHAKGNKYGREVRVIDRWVATSQTCSKCGWHWGKLDLATRVVVCDGCGAVHDRDENSSEHRTSRDGAKRSAPPEANARL; the protein is encoded by the coding sequence ATGGGGCAACCTGTCGCATTAATTTCCAAAACTGACATGGGTATTAAAACCTTTGCTGTTGCGAGCAACGGAGTTAAGTACCACAGCCCTAACTACGAGCCTTTGTACCAGCGCATAGCCCGGTTGCAGAAGCAACTGGCTAGGCGGGTGAAGGGGTCCAAGCGGTGGGAGCGAACCCGGTTCAGGATTGCCAAGCTGCACGCTCGCATTGCCGACATGCGGTTAGACTTCCTGCACAAGGTCTCAACCAAGCTCGCGGTCGAAAACCAAGTCGTGTGTTTGGAAGACCTCAATGTGAGAAGGATGTTGAAAAACCGCAAATTGTCGAAGGCAATTAGTCGGCAAGGGTGGGCAGCGTTTCGTGCTTTGTGCCATGCCAAAGGCAACAAGTACGGCAGAGAAGTACGGGTCATTGATCGTTGGGTAGCGACAAGCCAAACCTGCTCGAAGTGTGGTTGGCACTGGGGCAAGCTCGATCTGGCTACCCGTGTTGTGGTTTGTGACGGATGCGGGGCCGTCCATGACAGGGATGAGAACTCCTCGGAACATAGAACAAGTCGGGATGGGGCAAAGCGCTCCGCGCCGCCAGAGGCGAACGCCCGACTCTAA
- a CDS encoding Uma2 family endonuclease, which yields MTAAVSSQPMTFAEFLAWKPNRRYELHNGVAVELQPTGKHDEISGFLASELALEIRRCNLPYFLGRDTLIKAPEGDSAYAPDGVVIDRTALAREPLWQKSSTLIHGTSIPLVIEITSNNWRDDYWHKLSDYETLGIAEYWIVDYQALGGRRYIGEPKVPTISVFQLVNEEYQTQLFRGHDRIRSKVFPELNLTAEQVFQAGA from the coding sequence ATGACTGCTGCTGTGTCTTCTCAGCCAATGACGTTTGCCGAGTTCTTAGCGTGGAAGCCCAACAGACGCTACGAACTACACAACGGAGTTGCGGTTGAGCTACAACCCACCGGGAAACATGATGAAATCAGTGGTTTTCTTGCCAGCGAATTAGCATTAGAAATCCGCAGGTGCAACCTCCCTTATTTTCTAGGTCGGGACACCTTAATCAAAGCACCGGAAGGGGATAGCGCCTACGCTCCTGATGGAGTGGTGATTGACCGTACCGCCTTGGCGCGGGAACCCCTGTGGCAGAAATCCTCGACGCTCATCCACGGCACCTCCATTCCTCTTGTCATTGAAATCACCAGCAACAACTGGCGAGATGACTACTGGCATAAACTCAGTGACTACGAGACGTTAGGCATTGCCGAATACTGGATTGTTGACTACCAAGCGTTGGGGGGTCGTCGGTACATTGGTGAGCCGAAAGTCCCCACAATTTCGGTTTTTCAATTGGTCAATGAAGAATATCAAACGCAATTATTTCGGGGTCATGACCGGATTCGCTCTAAAGTTTTCCCGGAATTAAACCTCACGGCAGAGCAGGTTTTTCAAGCTGGAGCCTAG
- a CDS encoding Uma2 family endonuclease produces MTTTLTLRKTYTLEEYFALEAESERTGGIRREFYNGVIIEMTGGTPVHSQLITSINALLWFKLRGTGFSVFFPDLRLYIPAFEQYVYPDGMVIQNPIQLKEGRKDTVINPILIMEVLSPATESYDRGAKFAAYRSIPTLQEYLLVDQSQLRVEHYRRQGNVEWIFRDYHALDDTVALPSLNVTFSLADIYSGIELEPVPNITQPLHDPAPADE; encoded by the coding sequence ATGACTACGACACTTACCCTACGCAAAACCTACACCCTAGAGGAATACTTTGCCCTGGAAGCTGAATCAGAACGCACCGGGGGCATCCGCCGTGAATTTTACAATGGAGTAATTATCGAAATGACTGGAGGAACACCCGTTCACAGCCAACTAATTACCAGTATTAATGCCCTACTTTGGTTCAAACTCAGGGGCACGGGTTTCTCGGTCTTTTTTCCTGATCTCAGGCTTTACATACCGGCTTTTGAGCAGTATGTCTATCCCGATGGCATGGTGATCCAAAATCCGATACAGCTCAAAGAAGGGCGCAAAGATACGGTTATCAATCCCATCTTGATTATGGAAGTGCTGTCTCCTGCTACAGAAAGCTACGACCGGGGGGCGAAGTTTGCGGCTTATCGCTCTATCCCGACTTTACAGGAGTATTTACTGGTTGACCAATCCCAACTTCGGGTAGAGCACTATCGCCGCCAGGGGAATGTCGAGTGGATATTTAGGGACTATCACGCCCTGGATGACACGGTTGCACTGCCATCTCTGAATGTCACCTTTTCCCTGGCAGACATTTATAGTGGGATTGAGTTAGAGCCGGTTCCTAATATCACCCAACCCCTGCATGACCCTGCGCCTGCTGATGAGTAG
- a CDS encoding ParA family protein, protein MIITLAGFKGGVGKTTTAIHLAGLLHRRGKTLLVDGDPNRSALRWAQRGQLPFLVVTENQAPKRMREHEYIVIDTPARPSMEELKDLSEGCDLLILPTTPDALALDALLMTITTLRQLATERYKVLLTVVPPYPSQAGAEAQQTLKRQKIPVFEQVIRRYVAFQKAGLEGCLVCDVADGNAINAWWDYQQLMKEINL, encoded by the coding sequence ATGATTATCACGCTAGCGGGTTTCAAGGGTGGCGTCGGCAAGACCACCACAGCCATCCACCTGGCGGGGCTACTGCATCGGCGCGGCAAAACCTTGCTTGTGGATGGGGACCCAAACCGTTCCGCCCTGCGTTGGGCGCAACGGGGACAACTCCCCTTCTTGGTCGTGACGGAGAATCAAGCTCCCAAACGAATGCGCGAACACGAATATATTGTGATTGATACCCCGGCACGTCCCTCAATGGAAGAATTAAAAGACCTGAGCGAAGGATGCGACCTGTTGATTCTGCCAACCACCCCCGATGCCTTGGCTCTGGATGCCCTGCTGATGACCATCACCACCCTGCGACAACTGGCGACGGAACGCTACAAAGTCTTGCTGACGGTGGTGCCCCCCTATCCCAGCCAAGCGGGAGCCGAAGCCCAGCAAACCCTCAAAAGACAAAAAATACCAGTTTTTGAACAAGTCATCCGCCGCTACGTTGCCTTTCAGAAGGCGGGATTAGAGGGCTGTCTGGTATGCGACGTGGCGGATGGGAATGCCATCAACGCCTGGTGGGACTATCAACAACTGATGAAGGAGATTAACCTATGA
- a CDS encoding putative toxin-antitoxin system toxin component, PIN family: MRCVFDTNVLISALLLENSKPAQAFRYALANGEVLLSLDLLEELDEVLGRKRLNRYLTTEEREEFLEASIERAVLVEITEKVQECRDPKDDLELGLNGQAQSIISGDQDLLVLHPFREVVVISPDEFLKTIEFK; this comes from the coding sequence GTGCGCTGCGTTTTTGATACAAATGTGCTGATCAGTGCGCTTTTGTTGGAGAACAGCAAACCTGCTCAAGCATTTCGATATGCTCTAGCGAATGGAGAAGTATTACTATCACTTGACCTATTGGAGGAGTTGGATGAAGTTCTTGGGCGCAAAAGACTTAATCGGTATTTAACTACGGAAGAGCGGGAGGAATTTTTAGAAGCTTCAATAGAGCGAGCCGTTTTGGTCGAAATAACCGAAAAGGTGCAAGAATGTCGTGACCCGAAAGATGATTTGGAGTTAGGGTTGAATGGGCAAGCCCAGTCCATCATCAGTGGCGATCAGGACTTGCTGGTATTGCATCCATTCCGTGAAGTGGTAGTGATTAGCCCAGATGAGTTCTTGAAGACGATTGAGTTCAAGTAG
- a CDS encoding serine/threonine-protein kinase gives MNELVLSGRYEIVKPLGGGGFGQTYLAKDRYLPEQPLCVVKQLKPRSNDPRILEVAKQLFEREAKMLYILGDRCDAIPRLLAHFDEGGEFYLVQEYIQGRTLDSIILPGERFSESKVMELLGKILEPLSVVHQARVIHRDIKPANLIWRNCDSKIVLIDFGAVKALRAVDSDCPDTTALTVAVGSPGYMPSEQLAGYPQLSSDIYAVGTICVQALRISSK, from the coding sequence ATGAATGAACTTGTACTAAGTGGACGTTATGAAATTGTGAAGCCTCTTGGAGGCGGGGGATTTGGACAAACTTACCTTGCAAAGGATCGCTATCTGCCTGAGCAACCCCTTTGTGTCGTCAAGCAACTCAAGCCCCGCTCGAATGATCCTCGAATACTTGAAGTAGCAAAACAATTGTTTGAACGAGAAGCAAAAATGCTTTATATTTTGGGGGATCGCTGTGATGCTATTCCTCGCTTGTTGGCTCACTTTGATGAAGGTGGCGAGTTTTATTTAGTGCAAGAATACATTCAGGGTAGAACCTTGGACAGCATCATCCTCCCAGGCGAACGGTTCTCGGAAAGCAAAGTCATGGAACTTTTAGGAAAAATTTTAGAGCCTTTGTCAGTGGTACATCAAGCCCGGGTAATTCACCGTGACATCAAACCAGCAAATCTAATTTGGCGCAATTGTGACAGTAAAATTGTGTTGATTGATTTTGGCGCAGTGAAGGCATTGCGGGCAGTGGACAGTGACTGTCCCGACACGACTGCACTTACTGTAGCGGTTGGTTCTCCAGGCTATATGCCAAGCGAACAACTAGCCGGTTACCCACAACTAAGTAGCGACATTTACGCCGTTGGTACAATCTGCGTTCAAGCATTGAGAATTTCAAGTAAATAA
- the drmC gene encoding DISARM system phospholipase D-like protein DrmC, whose translation MVNSKLLAEIYRITDLLPPSILSQVVKILAENDEFYNEALTKRVLNSLVNLQFRRAVVDMFNVWKNEQPESTSRAVAMALESASYTRNSIQKDLAIELVWTGPEFANVTIRRTEQVLLQLIEECHQHMTLISFAFYKIPEITKALLKALERGIHLRIIAETPASGDNKIKFGIESTLGSDVLNQSEVFIWPKERRLLDREGRYGSLHIKGAIVDQKKLFITSANLTDYALSLNMELGVLIQSEKLSKQMIDYIDLLIYQGILVIWTE comes from the coding sequence ATGGTGAATTCTAAACTACTTGCTGAAATTTATCGAATTACCGATTTACTTCCACCTTCTATTTTGAGCCAAGTTGTAAAAATATTGGCTGAAAATGATGAATTTTATAATGAAGCTTTAACCAAGCGTGTACTCAATTCACTGGTCAATTTACAGTTTAGACGAGCTGTTGTTGATATGTTCAATGTCTGGAAAAATGAACAACCAGAATCCACTAGCAGAGCAGTTGCAATGGCTTTGGAAAGTGCCTCATATACAAGAAACTCAATTCAAAAAGACCTGGCCATTGAACTTGTCTGGACTGGTCCTGAATTTGCCAATGTTACCATCCGAAGGACGGAGCAGGTTTTATTACAACTAATTGAAGAATGCCATCAGCATATGACCTTGATCAGTTTTGCGTTTTATAAAATTCCTGAAATTACCAAAGCTCTGTTGAAAGCCTTGGAGCGCGGTATCCACTTGCGGATTATTGCGGAAACCCCTGCATCAGGGGACAACAAAATTAAATTCGGAATTGAATCTACCCTAGGAAGTGATGTTCTTAATCAATCCGAAGTTTTCATTTGGCCCAAGGAGCGGCGTTTATTGGATAGAGAAGGACGTTATGGTTCATTGCATATAAAAGGGGCAATAGTTGACCAAAAAAAACTTTTTATCACTAGCGCAAATTTGACTGATTATGCTCTCTCTCTGAATATGGAATTGGGTGTTTTGATACAAAGTGAAAAACTAAGTAAACAAATGATTGATTATATTGACTTATTGATCTATCAGGGGATTTTAGTGATTTGGACAGAATGA